The following proteins are encoded in a genomic region of Zea mays cultivar B73 chromosome 9, Zm-B73-REFERENCE-NAM-5.0, whole genome shotgun sequence:
- the LOC100272606 gene encoding uncharacterized protein LOC100272606, whose product MGNSIGGRRKGAKVMQLDGTAFRVKPPASAGAVLRDHPGFQLLESEEVKLLGVRARPLAHDAQLRPGRLYFLVVLPRPSVPPRRAWSGALQVGARERLESLMLTRRSTSDLSLPASAATATATAPPSPLSESEGGPVRLRMRLPKAQVERLMAESRDGAEAAARIMQLCAAANNPASGAATPERGILRTPERRSPRFVPTPDWGVGVGATAASSPQTPERSPRFAAMTPDWGTDGFMVPAGVATAPRTPERWPALPRTPEYASPDVRASRKEKRTRFVALPDEIIA is encoded by the exons ATGGGCAACAGCATCGGCGGGCGGCGCAAGGGCGCCAAGGTGATGCAGCTGGACGGGACGGCGTTCCGCGTGAAGCCTCCGGCGTCCGCGGGCGCGGTGCTGCGCGACCACCCGGGGTTCCAGCTGCTCGAGTCCGAGGAGGTGAAGCTGCTGGGCGTGCGCGCCCGGCCGCTGGCGCACGACGCACAGCTACGCCCGGGCAGGCTCTACTTCCTCGTGGTGCTGCCCCGGCCGTCCGTCCCGCCGCGCCGCGCCTGGTCCGGCGCGCTCCAGGTGGGCGCGCGGGAGCGGCTGGAGTCGCTCATGCTCACGCGCCGCTCCACCTCCGACCTCTCCCTGCCGGCCTCcgcggccacggccacggccacggcgcCGCCGTCCCCGCTCTCCGAGTCTGAGGGCGGGCCTGTCCGGCTCCGGATGCGCTTGCCCAAGGCGCAGGTCGAGAGGCTCATGGCCGAGAGCCGCGACGGCGCCGAGGCCGCCGCCCGGATCATGCAGCTCTGCGCCGCCGCTAATAACCCCGCCAGCGGCGCCGCCACGCCCGAGAGGGGGATCTTGCGGACGCCCGAGCGGAGGAGCCCGCGGTTCGTGCCCACTCCGGACTGGGGCGTCGGCGTCGGCGCCACCGCCGCCTCGTCCCCGCAGACGCCCGAGCGGAGCCCCAGGTTCGCGGCGATGACGCCCGACTGGGGGACTGATGGGTTCATGGTGCCGGCGGGCGTTGCGACGGCGCCCAGGACGCCGGAGAGGTGGCCCGCGCTGCCCCGCACCCCGGAGTACGCGTCGCCCGACGTCAGGGCCAGCCGGAAAGAG AAGCGAACGCGGTTCGTGGCGCTGCCGGATGAGATAATCGCGTGA